The Candidatus Korarchaeota archaeon NZ13-K nucleotide sequence GCGGCGGGCGTGAACTTACCAGCCAGGACGGTGATAGTGAGCTCTTACATGAGGTACGACACCAAGCGGGGTAGGATGACGCCCATCTCCATCATGGAGTTCTGGCAGATGGCTGGGAGAGCCGGAAGACCGAGGTACGATCCCTACGGGGAGGCTTACATAATAGCCAGAAGCCAGAACGAGGCTAGGAGGGTCCTCGATACCTACGTAAGATCGGATCCCGAGCCCATAACATCTCACCTCCACGATACCTCGCTCCTTAGGAACCACCTGCTCGCCCTAGTGGCTAGCAGGGACGGCATCACGCTCAAGGAGGTATCGGAGGTCCTGAGGAGGACGTTGTTCCACTCCCAAGGTGGCGAGAGGTTCCTGGAGAGGGCGGTCCCTCACATTCTGGAATCCCTGAGGGAGGGGGGATTCCTGAAGGAGTTCAGAGGGGGTTACATGGCCACTCCCATCGGAAAGAGGGTCTCCGAGCTCTACATAGATACCTACTCAGCTCAACTCATGATAGAGTCCTTGGAGGAGCTCTCCAAGAGGTTCAGGAGATCTGAGGATCCTGAGCTCCCGGCGCTCCATCTCATCTGCGCCCTTCCGGACATGCCCAAGTTGTATGGAGGTAGAAGGAACGAGCTGTTGGAAAGGACCCTCGAGGAACTCGATCCCCTGATCCCCCTGGAGGATATTCCCATCTCCTCATACTCGGAGCTGCTCCAGATTGTCAGGGGGGCCCTCTCCCTCAAGATGTGGATATCCGGGATCAGCGACGGCGAGATAGAGGAGAGGCTGGGAGTTGAGCCGGGGGACCTGAGAAGCCTGGCTGAGAACGGTGAGTGGCTCTGCTACTCTTTTTCTGAGATAGCTAGGCTCCTGGGTGAGAGGGGAGTCTCTGAATGGCTCAGGATCCTTTACCTGAGGATAAAGCATGGCGTGCCCGAGGAGTTGCTGCCCCTGGTCACGCTGAGAGGGGTTGGGAGGTTCAGGGCGAGGCTTCTTTACGAAGCCGGTTACAGGACCGTTAGGGATATAGCTGATGCTGAGCCCGAGGACCTCGAGAGGATACCAGGTATAGGGAGGCAGCTGTCCAAGGAGCTGGTGGAGCAGGCGAGGTCGTTGGTCCATGTGGGTTCACCCGGTGGAGAGTAGGTACGGATCCGAGAGGATGAGATCCGTATTCAGGCAGGAGAGCAGGATAAGGATGATGGCTGAGGTAGAAGCCATTTACGCGAGGGCGCTGGCCAAGAGGGGAGTGATACCAGCGGAAGCCGCCGAGGCCATCGAGAGGGCATCCAAGGAGATCACTCCTAGCGATGTCCTTGAGGAGGAGAGGGTGACGAAGCACGAGACGATGGCCCTCGTCAGAGCCCTCTCAAAGAGGGCCGGCGCTTACGGTGAGTACTTACATTTGGGCCTCACCTCGAATGATGTGCTAGATACCGTGATGGGCATTCAGATAAGAGAGGCGGGGAGTCTCATAGTGAGGGAAGCCGCCTCGCTCCTGAGGAGCATAATCAGGAGGGGGGAGGAATCCATAGATGTTGTTTGTCTGGGGAGGACTCACGGAGTCGTGGCCGATCCGATACCCCTCTCCATGAAGTTCGCCTACTGGTCCTACCTCGTCAGGAGCTCCCTGAGGAGGTTCATGTCGGCCCTGGATGAGGCCTGCGTTGGCAAGCTGAGGGGGGCCGTCGGCACTCTGGCCGCCTCGGTTGAGCTTGGCGTGGGGGATCCCCTAGAGGTGGAGTCTGAGGTTCTTAGTTATTTTGGATTGAAGCAACCTGAGATAACCACTCAAATAGTGCCTAGGGATAAGCTGGCCTTCCTCATAGTCTCGATGTCTCTCTTCTCATCGGCCCTTGACACGATAGCCAATGAGATAAGGAACCTGCACAGGACAGAGATAGGGGAGATCAGGGAGCACTTCGAGGAGAGCCAGGTTGGGTCGAGCACGATGCCCCATAAGATGAACCCCATAGGCAGTGAGAAGGTCTGCGGATTGGCTAGGTTGATGAGATCACTAGCCCTCGCTGCTATGGAGAACATCGTCCTGGAACACGAGAGGGACCTGACCAACAGCTCTGTCGAGAGGATGATGTTGCCTGAGGCCTTCCTCGTCCTGGAGGAGCAGATAAGAACGCTTACCAAGGTGATCGAGGGCCTAGATATTGACAGGCTCAGGATAGAGGAGAACCTGAGGAGGTACGCTGATCTGGCTCTGAGCGAGAGGCTCATGATCTCCCTAGTGAGGAGAGGTTTGGGAAGGCAGGAGGCGCATGAGATCGTGAGGAGGATATCCCTGAAGTCTCAAAGGAGCGGTAGAAGGTTCTTAGATGAGGTCATGGAGGATGAGGAGATATCGAAGGTCCTGAGGAGGGAGGAGATAGAGGGCATATTCAAGCCCGAGAGCTACGTGGGGCTGGGCAGGGAGATATCGATCAAGGAGTTCGAGGTGGCTAAGGAGTTCTTGAAGGGGGTGCTCGCAAACGAGTGAGCTAGTGATAAGGTTTTTAGGAGGGGCCAGGTTCGTAGGGAGGTCTGGAGTGGAGATATTAGGGAGTAGTTCGCTTATCTTAGACTACGGCATTGACCTGGGTGCCGTCAGCTCAAGGCTGACCCCGCTAGATCCCAAGAACGCCCCTGAGGCCCTGATACTCACCCACGCTCACCTCGATCACTACGGTGCGAGCCCCCTGTTGGTGAGGCGGTGGGACTGCGAGGTCTACGCTACCCCTCCGACCGTGGACATAGGGGAGATCCTGCTGAAGGATTTCCTCAACGTCTCATCGGAGTATGCAGAGAAGCCCTACTCAATGCAGGAGGTCCAGCTGCTGAGGAAGAAGGAGAGATCCGTCAGGCTAAATGACCTGATCCATTTGGATGGATGGGAGCTTAGGACATTCAACGCCGGTCACGTCCTAGGATCCGTGATGATACACCTGACATCACATGATGGCAAGACCCTGCTATACACTGGGGATCTCAACACAGCGGGGACCAGAACGCTGAGGGGGGCCGAGACGGAGCTTCCTAGGGTGGATTACCTCATAATGGAGGCCACATATGGCGGGGACGATGACGTGCATCCTTCAAGGAAGAAGGTGGAGAAGCAGTTCGTTGATGACATAAGGAACGTTGTGAGCAGGGGAGGGGTCACCATAATACCCGCATTCGCTCTGGGCAGGGCCCAAGAGGTGCTCCTCACCTTGATACATTACATGGAGTCCGGGGCCCTCCCTGAGGTGCCCATCTTCGTTGACGGAATGATAAGGGAGATCTCGAGGTACTACAACGCCTACTGGTCCTGGCTGAGGCCGGAGATACAGAGGATGATAAGGGAGAGTAAGAGGAGCCTTTTCGACCACAGGGCCATAGAGGAGGTCAGGAACAGGGAGGAGTTGCTCGAGTTGAGGGAGCCTTTCATCGTGGTCACAACATCGGGGATGCTTCAAGGAGGGCCCGTCCTCACCTACCTCAAGCACTTCGGGACCAAGAGCGGGAACCTGATATACCTGACCGGCTATCAGGTGAAGGGGACCAGGGGGAGGATGCTGCTCGACGGGATCAGGCAGATACCGATGCCGGACGGAAGCATCATAGAGGTGAGGAGCGATGTCAGGTTCGTTGACTTCTCGGCGCATGCTGACCAGCCCAACCTGATAAACTTCGTGAGTAAGATCGCGAGCAAGGGCCTGAGGGAGGTCTTCTTGGTTCATGGAGAGTACGAGAAGCTCATCCAGTTGAGGAGGAAGCTCGAGGGGAGGGGGATAAGGACTTATATACCGCAGGAGGGGGAAGTCGTAATCCTGAGGTAGCTCATAACTCATTATTCCGCGCGCATTACATCCGTCGACCCCTCTTTTTAGCCGGCCCCCGATAGGGGTCCCCGATGAGGAATGCAGGCTAGTCAGGAGCTGGGGCATCAGGAGAGCGGCATCCTGCCCAAACTCCTATCGGGTTTGTTCAACAGAAGGAAAAAAGTTGTTCTTGGCATTTACGGACCCGTGAACTCTGGGAAGACCACGCTGGCCAATAGGATATGCATGGACTTCGCCAACAGGAAGATGGGAACCGTCAGCAGGATACCCCATGAGACGAGATCCGTCAGTGTTGTTGAGAACGTATCGTTGAGGTTGAGGAACGGGTCAATATTGATGGACGTGATTGACACCCCCGGAATAGCCACAAGGATAAGTTACAGGAGCTTCCTCAGGTACGGGTTCAAGAAAGAGGAGGCCATTGAGAGAGCCGCTGAAGCAGCTAAAGGAGTTGTTGAGGCTATAAGAAGTATGGAAACTGTCGATTTAGCCCTACTAGTCCTCGATTCGACCAAAGATCCGACATCCCAGGTCAACTGGGTGATCGCCGGGAACCTGAAGGCCAGGTGCATCCCGTACATAGTGGTCGCGAACAAGATAGATCTACCTTACGCCAGACCCAGGAGCGTTGAGAGGACCTTTCCGGAGGACAGGGTCATTCCCATATCGGCGCTGCGCGGGGACAATGTGATCTCTCTGTATGAAGCAATAGTGGAGCTGGCCAGATCCTAGTGGGAGGATGCCCACCAGACTCTCCCTTAGGTGCAGGAGCTGCGGCTTTGAGGTGGATGCATCCAGCTCCGACGACCCCCTGCCCGGGAGCTGTCCCTCCTGTGGGAGTAGTGATCTGGAGTTCTCGGTGTCCCTAATTCCTCTCTGTGAGGGGGAGATGGAGGAACGCCCGGAGGAGGTGTCCGCCCCCATGATTGATGGAGCTCTCGTGAGGCAGGTCTCGCCCGGGGAGTACCTGATAGATCCCTCGGCAATGTCTGGGGAAGTTATTATAGCAGAACTCGAGCCTGGAGTTTATGAAATAGTCATTAGAGCATACCATATGAGATTTTCTAAGTAAATATTTTCTCTGTATTATTTATGTTAAGAGCTTTCCAAAATCTTCCTGCCCATCACTATGAACCCGGTGTGCCCTATCATCCTAGGGAGGGGCCTGGTCCTCCTCTCGTTACTCTCGTATTCCCTATCCAATATCTCGTGAACTTCTATCAGTCCAAACCCCACTTCTCTGGCTTTGCTGACGGTCTTGCTTATCTGCTCACATGAGGGGACGAATGCTATGAACGCGCCGTTCGGCTTGAGCCTCTCGTGAACCTGAGGGAGCAGCTCCCATGGATCAGGTATATCCAAGAATATGGCATCCACGTTGGATTCCTCTATCCCCTCCTTGGCATCCTTGTGCTTTATTATCACGTTATTCAGCCCCAAAAGCTTTATGTTTCTCTCGGCCATCTCAATGGATTCCTTCCTCACCTCATAACTGAAGAGCCTCCCCGATGGTCCTAGGAACGTGGAGAGAGCCATTGTGAATGCCCCGGAACCCGTGCCTACCTCGACCACGGTGTCGCCGGGTTTTATCCCGGACTTGAGGATCATGAAGCCCGCGTCCTTCGGGTATATTATCTGAGTTACCCTCCCTATCTTCTCCATGTGATCCGCGAGGGTGGGTCTGTGGACCTCCACCCTCTCACCCTTGCTCGTCTCCACGACGCAGCCCCACTCCTTGCCTATCAGATCCGAGAGATCTATGGATCCCCTGTGCGTGTGGAGGACCTTTCCCCTCTTCACCCTAACTAGGAACTTCTTGGGCCTTCCTTTCTTCCCGTAGATCACCAAGAGGACCAGGTCATCCTCGCATATAGGCAGTGCCGGCACCCCCTAGAGGAGGGCCCTCGCCACCTTGGAGGCGAGTATGGGATGTTTCATGAGCTTCATAGCGACTTTCCCTATCTCTATGCCGTTAGCCAGATTCAGCACATCCTCATAGTCTAGGACATCAGCAAGTTGGTTCAGATCTTCATCATTCAACCTCTCAAAGACACGCATGGCCTTCAGGCTGTCCCTTATTCTCTTGATCCAACCCTCGTATTCCCTTTCGAAGGTCATCAGACTGCGCTTCGACACATCTCCCCTCATTATGGCCGATCCTATCACCTTGCTCGCGGCCTTGCCGGCGGCTATTGATGAGTGTATGCCGGCGCCTGTGAAGGGTATCACCGTCCCCGCGGCATCCCCTATGAGTATGACACCGTCCCCTATGTACTCCCTGGCCATCCCACCTATGGGGACGACGAAGCCGCCGAAGCCTATTATTTTAGCCTTCCTGAAGATCTCCGACCTCTCCTTTATGAACTTATCCAAGTACTGCTTCGGGGAGCCGTTCCTGACACCTATTCCAACGTTTGAAACCTGATCGTCCTTCGGAAAGATCCAGGCGTAGCCACCGGGCGCCATGGACCCCACGTATATGTGACCAGTCGTGTGGGAGTCGAGCTCCAGACCCACCATCTTGTACTGGTATGTGGGTATCGGTTCCGTGCTGTTGTCCAAGCCGGAGGACTTGGCCACCACAGAGTTATAGCCATCGGCTCCCACGACCACCTTCCCTCTAACGGACTCCCCCTTGGATGTTCTGACCCCGATCACCCTGCTACCCTCTTTGAGCACACCTTCAACCCTCTCTCCCACCCTTATCTCCGCTCCCGCGAGCACGGCTTTCTTCGCGAGCTCCTGAAGGAAGAGATCCTTGTTTATCGCGTATCCATGCATCGGGATCTCTACGTACTTACCGGAAGGGGCATAGACCCTCATGTTGAGTTCGTTAGTCACTATGCCTGGTTTCGGCTCTATGCCAGCCGTCTCGAATGTTGATTTGCTCGTCCCCTCGCCACAGGGTTTCCAGGCCTTTATGTCGGAGTGCGATTCGAACAGAATCACTTTTAGACCGAGCTCAGCTGAAAATCTCGCTGCAGAGAGTCCCGCTGGACCCCCTCCCACGACTATCACGTCCCATTCCTCCTCCATGCACGCACCCCGTTAGGCCCACCGCTGATCTATTTCAGCATTACCCCCTCCCGCGATGTTCGTTGATCAACGAAAAATATGGCGAGATGCTCGACAGATGGTAAAAGTTTTATAGAGATGAATGTTAAGGAACCATCAATGAGAGGGGCGAGACCCCATCCCTCAGTGGAACTGAAGGGAGTGAAGGGTGAAGATGACTTGAGCGTCCTGATGGATGCGCACCTTAGGATCCTAAGGAGGCTGGAAAAGGCCGGTTCTGAGGGTGTCGTCGCATCGGAGCTCATCCCGGATAGGTTCGCTAGGGAGTTCGTCCTCAAGTACCTCGCGAGTAAGGGTCTCATAGTCAGGAGGAGGAAGTTCAGGGGGGAGAGGGTCTTCATAACGGCCAAGGGGTTGGTCATCCTGAGGGATTACGGTGACGGGATCACCTGACTCCCTCAAAAATTTATTTTATTGTTCCCTCTCGCGCTCACCCAGAGGGGGATGACGCTCTACTTCAGGGTCAGGAAGTTCGATGCATCAGCAAGGCTCTCGGAGCTCAGGACGAAGTCAGGGGTCCTGTCTTTACCGGAGTTCTTTCCCGTCTACAACCCGAACAAGCCGACCGTGAGTGCGAGGGAGATGTCGGAGATGGGTGTGAGGGCCCTCATAACGAACTCCTACGTGATTTATAGGGATACTGAGCTAAGGACCGTGGCGCTCGAGAGAGGGCTCCGTTCCCTGCTTGACTTCGACGGGGTCATCATGACAGATTCCGGGGCTTACCAGATGTATAGGTACGGGGACGTGGAGGTGACCAACAGGGAGATACTCGAGTTCCAGCACGCGATAGGCTCGGATATAGGCTCCATCTTGGATGTTCCTATGTCCTCTGAGATCAGCAGAGAGAATTCCGAGGCTGGCGTGGAGGTCACGATAAGGCACGCCGAGGAGTGGGCCTCCATGAGGGATGAGCTTTCCGGAACTCTCTGGGTCGGAACCCCACAGGGCTCCGTCTACAGGGATCTCGTGATCAGGTGCTCTGAGAGGATCAGAGAGCTCGATTTCGACTACAACGGGGTCGGCTCCATAAAGGTCGCCCTTGAGAGATATGACTTCACCACTCAGGTGGACCACTTCATGCTTGTCAGGTCCCTGCTCCCGGCCGGCAAGCCCTTCCACTTCTGGGGGATAGGTCATCCATCGACGTTCGCCTTCTTCGCCGCAATGGGGGCCGATTCCTTCGACTCAGCCTCCTACTCGCTCTACGCTGAGCAGGACAGGTACATGACCCCCAGCGGGACCCTCCTGCTGAGCGAGATAGAGGAGTTCCCATGCTCCTGTCCCATCTGCTCCAAGTACACCCCCAGTGAGGTGAGGGAATTGGGCAGGAGGGAAAGAACCCGCTTGATAGCTAAACACAACCTCTACGTCTGTTTGAGTGAGATCAGAAAGGTTAGGGAAGCCATTAGGGGGGATTGGTTATGGGAGTTGGTCCAAGAGAGATCTAGATTCCATCCAAACCTCTATTTCGCTCTGATAAACCTCTTCAGGAATTACGATGATCTTCTAGAGTTGAGGGAGCCTCTATTCAAGTCCTCCGGGCTTCAGTACTCAGGACCAGAGACCTTCCTGAGACCCGAGGTGGTGAGGGCCAGGAGGAGATTGAAGAACGTTCCAGCCGAGAGGATCTTCAGGAGAACTCTGTATGGTGATGTTCCCATCGGTCTGAGGTACACTTACCCCTTCGGGCAAACGGTGTGCCCCTACGATGAGGAGCCCCTTGAGGAACCCTGCGATGGCGAGGTGCTATCGGCTGTCCTCTCTTATCAGTTCAACTTCCCCTTCCCGAAGTTCGATGGCGTCACCATAAGGAGATCCAGGGTCACTGGGACCTTGAGGGAGGTCAGACTCGGGAAGATCACGCTGGGGCATTTCAGGCCGAGCGATGGGGCTTTCATCCCCACCCTAGAAGGGGCCTCACTCCTGCTGAAGCATCTGCCCCACCCCAAGGGCAGGGTGGTCGTGAAGGATCAGTTCGCCGACATCGTGGCCAGAGGCACCACGGTCTTCGTGAAGTTCGTGAGGGAAGCCGATCCGGATATAAGGCCGAGAAGTGAGGTGATTGTCGTCAGCGAAGGAGATGAGCTCCTAGCGACGGGCAGGTCCCTGCTCTCAGGCGCCGAGTATGGTGAATACCCTGGGGATCACGCCTTCATCGCAGTCAGGAGACACTCCAAGGAGAGAGCCCAATGATTAGATGGGGATGAATGCCTCCTCCAGGAGTTCCAAGGCCTCCTCTCTGGTCCTCTCATCGACCCTCACAATCACCATACCGACGTCCGGTTGTCCATAGGTGAGGATCCAGTCATCAGGTGATAGGATCACCGCGGGGAAGCCGAGCAGGTCCTCCTCACCTTCTATTAGCAGCACAACGCTTGCTCTCGAGGAAAGCTCCAAGGCTCTGGCGAACTTGTTCCAAGCCTCCCTAGTCAGCCTTCCCGGCGGGTTCCTGGCCGTCAAGATTATGAACCCATCTAGGAGGTATGCGATCGAGGGGTCCGCCTCCCTCTTCTCCCTCAGGTCTATGACGGCCACCCTAGGCCTCAGGCCGGCCTCTAGGAGCGTCCTAGTCACCCTGTCTCCTACACAAACGAGATCCTTCCCCCTCAAAATATTAATATCTTTTACTAATTCTCCCTTTATCTTGGAAATTTTCCACCTTTTATCGGGAAGAAGCGCCAGATCGCTCCCGAGATCGGCGAGGTTCCCTCGCGTGAACAGTTTATCTCTCACAGCTGAGAGCGCTCCCGATGTTCCTAATATTGGATGCGCTCGCATCCGGCGGGGGAAGGAGGCTCTCCTCCCTCGACGTGATAGGCGCCGGACCCAGGCTAATAGCTGGAATTCTAGAAAAATTCGGCTTGGAATATAGGTTAATGAGGATAGAGGACTTCCTGATGAGGGGAAAGCCCTTCAGAGGAGTTTCCCTAGTCAGCGCTATGAGCATGGATGAGGCGGCCGCTCGCAGGGCCTCCAAGCTGCTTCTCGGCGTGAAGATACTAGGGGGTCCCATAACATCTGATCTCACGGTCGTCAAAAGGTTGGGGTTCGATTTAGGGGTCTGGGGTGAGGGAGAGGTGTCCATAGAGTCACTCCTGCGTGGAGGATTGGCCGATGGACTCCTACCTGATGCGCGCGGTATCCCCAACTTAGTGTTCAAGGACGGGACCTGCAATGAGTTAAGACACCTCTCTAGGGAGGAGTTCCTAACCTTCAGGCCCTCGGTGAAAGCCGTGATGTTTTACAGCACCATCCCTCACTATAAGTGCTCCAGGATATACGTGGAGGTCGTAAGGGGTTGCTCCAACTTCAACAGGCCTAAGCTCCTAGCGGATGAAGTTTCTTGCGAGAGATGCTCGTCCTGCTACTCTGGGAGACCGGGTGTTTCGATTTGCCCGCAGGGCATCCCCCCGGGCTGTGGTTACTGCTCCATCCCCCTCCTCTACGGTCCCCCCAAGTCCAGGGATGAGGAGGCGATACTGGAGGAGGTGAAAGGGCTCGCTGAGATTGGTGTTAGGAGGATCGTCCTCAGCGGCGCTGATTTCCTCGAGTATGGGAGGGATCTCCTTTCTCAATATCCGAGGAATCCAATGGACCCGGAACCTAATATTGAAGCGATAGATTCCCTCCTATGTGGGGTGAGGGAGCTCTCCCTGAGGCACGGTTTCTTCTTCGAGGTGGAGAACGTTAAACCGTGCCTCGTGAATGAGGATGTCGCGAGGATCCTAGGGAAGTACTTGAGAGGTACCCCCATACACGTTGGGGTGGAGACGGGGGATCCTGAGCATGCGAAAATTATAGGAAGGCCCTGCGGCCCGGATGATTCTTTGAGGGCCATTAGGCTACTCAAGAGATACGGCTTGAGACCCTATGCCTACTTCATACATAGCCTGCCGGGTCAGAGCGGACCCATCGTGAACAGCACGGTGAGGCTGATGAGGCTGATCTTCAGAGAAGGTGCGGAGAAGATAACCGTTTACAGGTTCAAGCCGCTACCTGGGACGTCCTTCCAAGACTTTAGGGTAAAAGTTGATAGGAATTCTAAGAAAATGGTAAAAATTGCGATAGAATTGAACAGGAGGAGGAAGAGGGAGCTACTGGGAGAGGTCATCGAGGCTGTGGTGGCGCCCAAGGTGGGGAGGCACTGGTACGCCTACCCGGTTAGGGGAGGACCCACCATAAGGCTGACCCCCGCGGAGGGGCTGAGGGTGGGCAAGATAGTTAACGTGCTCGTGAGGAATGTCCTATCTGATAGACTCGTTGAGGGATCGATTGTATAGGATTCATCGCAATGTTCTGTAATTTTTAACCTAGAACTCGGATGGGGCCGCCGGGATTTGAACCCGGGACCACCAGCGCCCCAGGCTGGCATCCTACCTAGCTAGACCACGGCCCCCGCATCCGGGGCTCCTCAATTTTTAAACGATTATCATCAAGCCCTCCCAGGACTGCGGATGCCCATCGAGGAGATCGCGACCTTAGCGAGCTTCGCATCCATCCTAGTGGTCGGATCGATCGGTTACAGCAAGGGCACCGTGGATAGAAGCGGTCTGATGGCGGGGGTTCTGTTGGGATCCTTATTCGTCCTGCTCGGAGGATATGCCGCTGTCATCATGCTACTAACCTTCTTCCTCCTCGGAAGCGCCTTCACCAAGTACAGGTACTCCTACAAGAGGAGGATAGGGGCCGCGGAGGCGAGGGGAGGGGCCAGAGGCTGGAAAAATGCTTTCTCCAATCTCCTCTTTCCATCACTAGCTCTTTTGCTTCATCAGATTAGCGGTGACCATGCCTACACCATAGCGTTCCTCTCCTCCATCTCCTGTTCCCTAGCCGATACGCTGGCCAGTGAGCTCGGTCCCCTGGATGGGAGGGGAGCTTGGATGATCGTCAGCTTCAGGAAGGTACCTCACGGCACCTCAGGCGCCATATCAATTCTGGGCACCCTCTCCGGTTTCTTAGGTTCATTCATAATACCCATGGAGGCCCTGCTGCTTGGGATGGTGAGCACAGGGGCCTTCATATTATCGTCAGCGCTAGGGTTCCTCTCCTCCACTCTGGATTCCCTGTTGGGAGCCACATTGCAGGCTAGGTTCCTCTGCGAGTCTGATGGATCCGTGGTCGAAGATCCGAATGACTGTGAAGGTGCTTTTTCTCACCTCAGCGGCCTTCCCCTCATAGACAACCACGCCGTCAACCTGATCTCAACGGGCTTCGGTTTTCTGATGGCCCTTATCCTGGGGGATAAGGTCCAATGAGAGTCTCCGTCATCGTGCCAACATACAATGAGGAGAGCTTCATAGAGCGGACCCTTAGGGCCTTGAGGAAGGTTGGCGTTCATGAGATAGTCGTTGTGGATGGCGGAAGCGAGGACAGGACTTTGGAGATAGCTAAAAGCTATGCTGACATAGTAGAGAGCTCCAGCTCCCTGGATTCCCCTGCGAAGGCTAGGAACGCGGGGATAAAACTATCAACCGGTGATCTAGTCGCTTTCGTCGATGCCGATACCGTAGTGTCAACGGGATGGCTCGATGCGATAATCAGGTGCTTCTCCAGGAGCAGGCAGATGATAGGCGCAACGGGTCCAGCTTATCCCCTTGAGAGGGAGGCACTCCTGACAGCTCCCTATGTGTTCTCCTACGATATACTCGTGAGACTCACGCTGCTCATAGGTAGGCCTCACTTCCTAGGGTTCAACTGCGTTTACAGGAGGGAATTCTTGGAAGATGTCTCTGGCTTTGATGAGAGGGTAATGGTATCCGAGGACGCCCTGCTATCGATGAAGGCCGTTGCCCATGGCAAGCTGGAGTTCATCAGGGACATGGTCGTCTATACTTCCGCGAGGAGGCTGAGGTCCAGAGGGTTGGGCGAAAGCATATTCTACCTGTTCTACAACGGGCCTTCGGTTATCTTCTTGGAGAGACCTTTCGGATATTACCCTAGGTCCTCAGGAGCTCGGAGATCCCTTCAAAGAGGCTGACCATCCTGAGGACGCTGTTCGCTATGGCCCTCGCCCTGGCGGTCCTCTCCTCCACCCTCACCACGACATCCCTTCCCAAGAGCTTCGGTTTCAGGTCACTGAAATCTGGGAAGAAAGATTTGAAGAACTCCTCAGCTTCAGCTTCGTCCTCAAACCTTATCCTCAGAGTGATCAGTACCCTCGCCATACTCCCTTATCTCCGATATGCTCATCCTGGGCCCCAGCTCCTCTATGGGCCTCACATTGTAGAAGGTCCCTCTCATCCGCTCCCCCTCCTGCCTCAGGAGGAACACCACCTCGCACATCCCGGGATGAAGCGCCTCCAAGCTCCTAGCCAGGATGGCCGTCCCGAGGGATCTCGCCAGGATCCTCGCCTCATCCTCCAGGTCCTCATGCGAATAAACTATCCCCAGTCTGCGGGCATAAGGAGCCCTTTTATCGCATACTTCCCTCCTCAAGGAGACTCCATCCAATTTCAAAATCGATAGGGGCTTCAGATAGCTTGGAGATGGCTCATAAAAGGCTAGAAACGATGGGTTGCCCCTCTTGGTCCCCACCACAATGACCCTATCCATGCCCTCCCTGATCGCCAGCTCATTCAGGTCCTCCATCGACATCTTTCCCCTGTTTATCCTCTTGGAAGCAGGAATTACATGATATAGATCTCTGACAAAAGATCTCGTCCTTCTGGAGGGTCTTCTAGTTGTCGTTATCAGTATCAAGAGCTCTCCCTTGATATTTCAGCGCTCCTGGCCACCGAGGTGAAAGGTTCCCATGCACCACCTGTGAACTCCTTCCCGCACTTCCCGCACTTCCAGATCCCCAACCTGATCCTCTTGACGGCGATGGCACCGCAATAGGGACACCTATACGTGCTCTTGCTCTTCTGCAGTATCATCTCAACCCTCTTCCTTATCTTGAGACCGTACCTGGGGGTCCTCAGCTTGCTCCTTGGTGCCCTCACCATTCATATCGCCCCTCTAACTACCTCTGCCAGCTCGGGCCACTTGCGCCTAGCCACGTCCACCATATTTAAAATCTCGTCCACCTTGAAGGTGCCGTGCCTCTTCTGTATTGAGCACACCTTGCCCT carries:
- a CDS encoding DUF359 domain-containing protein; this translates as MRAHPILGTSGALSAVRDKLFTRGNLADLGSDLALLPDKRWKISKIKGELVKDINILRGKDLVCVGDRVTRTLLEAGLRPRVAVIDLREKREADPSIAYLLDGFIILTARNPPGRLTREAWNKFARALELSSRASVVLLIEGEEDLLGFPAVILSPDDWILTYGQPDVGMVIVRVDERTREEALELLEEAFIPI
- a CDS encoding tRNA guanosine(15) transglycosylase TgtA; translation: MFPLALTQRGMTLYFRVRKFDASARLSELRTKSGVLSLPEFFPVYNPNKPTVSAREMSEMGVRALITNSYVIYRDTELRTVALERGLRSLLDFDGVIMTDSGAYQMYRYGDVEVTNREILEFQHAIGSDIGSILDVPMSSEISRENSEAGVEVTIRHAEEWASMRDELSGTLWVGTPQGSVYRDLVIRCSERIRELDFDYNGVGSIKVALERYDFTTQVDHFMLVRSLLPAGKPFHFWGIGHPSTFAFFAAMGADSFDSASYSLYAEQDRYMTPSGTLLLSEIEEFPCSCPICSKYTPSEVRELGRRERTRLIAKHNLYVCLSEIRKVREAIRGDWLWELVQERSRFHPNLYFALINLFRNYDDLLELREPLFKSSGLQYSGPETFLRPEVVRARRRLKNVPAERIFRRTLYGDVPIGLRYTYPFGQTVCPYDEEPLEEPCDGEVLSAVLSYQFNFPFPKFDGVTIRRSRVTGTLREVRLGKITLGHFRPSDGAFIPTLEGASLLLKHLPHPKGRVVVKDQFADIVARGTTVFVKFVREADPDIRPRSEVIVVSEGDELLATGRSLLSGAEYGEYPGDHAFIAVRRHSKERAQ
- a CDS encoding DUF92 domain-containing protein encodes the protein MPIEEIATLASFASILVVGSIGYSKGTVDRSGLMAGVLLGSLFVLLGGYAAVIMLLTFFLLGSAFTKYRYSYKRRIGAAEARGGARGWKNAFSNLLFPSLALLLHQISGDHAYTIAFLSSISCSLADTLASELGPLDGRGAWMIVSFRKVPHGTSGAISILGTLSGFLGSFIIPMEALLLGMVSTGAFILSSALGFLSSTLDSLLGATLQARFLCESDGSVVEDPNDCEGAFSHLSGLPLIDNHAVNLISTGFGFLMALILGDKVQ
- a CDS encoding radical SAM protein translates to MFLILDALASGGGRRLSSLDVIGAGPRLIAGILEKFGLEYRLMRIEDFLMRGKPFRGVSLVSAMSMDEAAARRASKLLLGVKILGGPITSDLTVVKRLGFDLGVWGEGEVSIESLLRGGLADGLLPDARGIPNLVFKDGTCNELRHLSREEFLTFRPSVKAVMFYSTIPHYKCSRIYVEVVRGCSNFNRPKLLADEVSCERCSSCYSGRPGVSICPQGIPPGCGYCSIPLLYGPPKSRDEEAILEEVKGLAEIGVRRIVLSGADFLEYGRDLLSQYPRNPMDPEPNIEAIDSLLCGVRELSLRHGFFFEVENVKPCLVNEDVARILGKYLRGTPIHVGVETGDPEHAKIIGRPCGPDDSLRAIRLLKRYGLRPYAYFIHSLPGQSGPIVNSTVRLMRLIFREGAEKITVYRFKPLPGTSFQDFRVKVDRNSKKMVKIAIELNRRRKRELLGEVIEAVVAPKVGRHWYAYPVRGGPTIRLTPAEGLRVGKIVNVLVRNVLSDRLVEGSIV
- a CDS encoding glycosyltransferase, producing the protein MRVSVIVPTYNEESFIERTLRALRKVGVHEIVVVDGGSEDRTLEIAKSYADIVESSSSLDSPAKARNAGIKLSTGDLVAFVDADTVVSTGWLDAIIRCFSRSRQMIGATGPAYPLEREALLTAPYVFSYDILVRLTLLIGRPHFLGFNCVYRREFLEDVSGFDERVMVSEDALLSMKAVAHGKLEFIRDMVVYTSARRLRSRGLGESIFYLFYNGPSVIFLERPFGYYPRSSGARRSLQRG